In Marinobacter qingdaonensis, the sequence TCGGCCTGCTGGCGAATGGAGGTGCGGTTGCAGTCCATGGCGGTGTCACCACCGCCCAGGACCACGACGCGCTTGCCTTTCATGTCGATGAACTCGGACGCGTCGGTCTCGAAGCCGAGGCGACGGTTCACGTTCGACACCAGGAACGGCAGGGCGTCGTAGACGCCGGGCAGGTTTTCACCCGGGAAGCCACCCTTCATGTAGGTGTAGGTGCCCATGCCCATGAACACCGCGTCGTACTCGTCGATGATGTCCTGGAGCATGACGTCCTTGCCCACTTCGGTGGACAAACGGAATTCGACGCCCATTTCCTCGAACACCTTGCGGCGGCGGGTCATGACCGATTTCTCCAGCTTGAACTCGGGAATACCGAAGGTCAGCAGGCCACCAATCTCGGGGTAAATATCGAAGACCACCGGCTTGACGCCGTTACGAACCAGCACGTCGGCACAGCCCAGTCCCGCCGGGCCGGCGCCGATCACCGCCACCTTGCGGTCGGTCCACTTCACCGCGGACATGTCCGGCTTCCAGCCCAGGGCAAACGCGGTGTCGGTGATGTACTTTTCCACCGAGCCGATGGTGACTGCGCCGTAGCCGTCGTTCAGGGTACAGGCGCCCTCACACAGACGATCCTGGGGACAGACCCGACCACAGACTTCCGGCAGGGAGTTGGTGTGATGGCACAACTCCACCGCGCGCATGATATTGCCCTCGGACACCAGCTTGAGCCAATTCGGAATGTAGTTGTGCACCGGGCACTTCCATTCGCAGTAGGGGTTACCACAAGCCAGGCACCGGTGCGCCTGGTTGGC encodes:
- a CDS encoding FAD-dependent oxidoreductase, encoding MKERLSNDFQFVEVGRIDPKKVPAKKRKQEFGEIYHPFTADNAANQAHRCLACGNPYCEWKCPVHNYIPNWLKLVSEGNIMRAVELCHHTNSLPEVCGRVCPQDRLCEGACTLNDGYGAVTIGSVEKYITDTAFALGWKPDMSAVKWTDRKVAVIGAGPAGLGCADVLVRNGVKPVVFDIYPEIGGLLTFGIPEFKLEKSVMTRRRKVFEEMGVEFRLSTEVGKDVMLQDIIDEYDAVFMGMGTYTYMKGGFPGENLPGVYDALPFLVSNVNRRLGFETDASEFIDMKGKRVVVLGGGDTAMDCNRTSIRQQAESVTCAYRRDEANMPGSRREVANAKEEGVKFLFNRQPIAIIGEDQVEGVKVVSTQLGEPDENGRRRPEVVPGSEEVIPADAVLVAFGFRPSPADWFDELKVNTDDSGRVTAPEEAEFAFQTSNPKIFAGGDMVRGSDLVVTAIWEGRQAAEGILDYLDI